The DNA sequence ttttatctattaaattaaaataattttcagtgttGATTCTATTGTAGagaagataaaaaatggcACCACCAaaagtgataaataatcaaaataaaccTGTTAGCGTGGGTATTACAGTTAAAAAAGGTATTACTACAAGAAATCAAAAAGCAGCAGATCAGCTCAACATCAAACCACACATGCCCGTTAAAGATTTAAGGGTTAAACGAAAAGCAGACGCATCTCCTCTCAAAGACAAAATAACTAAAAGATCAGCTCTAGGCAACATCactaatgtaaatatattatttattttaaagcgagttactttttttaattaaagtattatCTTTAGGCTATTGGGAAATCATTGGGTGTTCAATTACCAGAAACTAAAAGAGCAGTCAAGAAATCACAAGTAAAACCTATTACTTCGGTGTACACTCTTAGGAATAACGAAAAAGCGACAGTAAAACCCAATAATGTCACgagttcaaaattaaaacctgCCGGCAAAGTCacaaaaataacgaaaaaaatagaagaaaagaaaaacgtATCGCAAAAAAGCTCAAATCAAAAACCAAGTGATGTAGAAAAATCTGACGAAAGTTCTCTTTATGTTAGCGCACTAGAGGACTTATCCCACGAtagtgcaaaaaaaattagaataattaacGAAAAAGTAAGTGGTAATTTAAACTACAAAGatacaaaatataaacttttttaaaagtcaAAGTAATTACAGATCGAAGAAGAAGAAGCCACAGCAGTTGAAAAACTTGAtaagtctaaaaaaaattcaactaatGCTCAAACTTTGCCACTTGCTGAACATTTAGATAATACACCAATCCGAGAATTACCTGCTGGTGTTTTGTGGGATTTTGATGTTGAAAATTGGCGCGATCCTTACCAAGTATCCCATTATGCAATGGAAATATTTGAGTATCTCAAAAGCCGAGAAACTAAGTTCTCTATTGGTGATTACATGGAAAAACAAGTATGTCTTTCACGGTGGATGAGATCTTTATTAGTTGATTGGATGGTTGAAGTTCAAGAATCATTTGAATTGAATCATGAAACTTTGTATCTAGCTGTTAAATTGGTCGATTTATACTTAACTAAAGTGACTGTGGGAAAAGAGACTCTACAGCTCTTAGGAGCTGCTAGTTTATTTATAGCTAGTAAATTTGACGTAAGTAAAGCATTTTATTGATATCACAAACCAATGCCATCAATAGGGTAGAGGTACCGTTTTTTGCCACTCTAGGGCCGGTTttggacacttgaaaaatttaaatacaataatttctAAAAGATGCAATGACACAAGTAATTAagggatagaaaaaaaattcgaaatttttgggtgattttcaacatgctgtaacttggtgaaaaacggtcgtagaaaaaaaataaaaaaatcaaattgtagcctcaagtttctagttttcaTATCTGgacttcaaatttatttatcatgcACGGTTCCAAAGTAATCCTAAGAGAaccgacgaaaaaaaaattttcaaaattttcgcttATTTTCCAACAAGTCTGtgggcttcaataaatttttttggataatctGACCTTATGActcttaagaaattttatgcccTTCAATTTGCTGGCCTCAAAAAGTCTACGACGATTTGGCGCCGagttatcattgatcaaagcaaaaaagtctattttggctttgataatcaataactcCGGATGTATTGGTCGTACAAAGAATAAAAGTAGGGTTTTGAAAACTGCAAAACATTCTCAATAAGGCGAAATTAGTGGCTtctgatagaaaattttttttgaaacgataatgtttattaaacaacAGGTAAACATTCGCATATTTAAAGATATACGGAAATCTTGGTTTAACTTTGGATATAACGGATGAACAAAGGAtactgtagtttttttttcaacctcaaAGTGTCCTGAaaaaccctgaaaatttcaaagcgcTAAAATTGTTCTTTCCTAGTGTCCCAAAGCTCTAAATTCATCCATTTTGCCAAAAAATCACCATAATTGGTAGCTTCTCagtttttgttcatttttagtagattttataaaaatctaactgttgtatttgtcctcatgacgcaattttacaaaaattttaacattttctatcTATTTGAGTCAAGTAGGTTCCAAAAGTTCTAttcgtgaaaaaatttataaatgtatatattagggtatttcaaaataaacatttagtttttttttttaaagtcttatggtcttaaaagttagtcttaggtattaaaaaaatcgtcCCAAAAGAGTAGCTTGAAAGCTCAATCCTGCTAAGAGctcaatcaataataattttctcatttgaattacgtgtaaaaaaattttttttttgttttttatatataaaagtatttaaaaaatttttttttcgaaaatcaaagtaCGTGATcttgtagcaaattaaattctctataaaaaagccCTTCAGTGTTTTCTTCGTACaactaacaaaaaaagttataaagctTGAAAcaattatgaattgaaaaacttaacgtaaagataatttccggattttattACGTGTACATGTTTATATGGTGAatctatataatatgtataatcagtaaggtgtttcaaaaagatttctgaaatcacttattttttgtaataatttcgaaagaaaaatatttttttaagaattagaaattttttttctttctgtatttttaatttaaaaaaaaagttctgttcttaaagtaaggaaaatttttcccatgtattcaaaaaaaattgacagataaCATTAGTTCAGaagaaaaaacctaaatttctatttaaaaaactgtttaatataatggaaacatgaagttatactatttaatatagtttaaagcttcataactttttttctgttagttctccggagaaaataatcagaagcttttttgtagagaatttaattttctacagagCTGTGtgcttcgattttcgaaaagaaaatttttaatacttttatttttaaaaaacaaaaaaaaatttttttacatgcaatttgaatgggaaaataagtattcgttgagctcttagtagaattgaaattttgagctCCTCTCttgggaggattttttttttatacctaagactaacttttgagatcataagaaaaaattttttttttttctgaaacaccctaatatatataaatatatatatacgatataaAACGCGGTTCTCCCAAGATAGCGTCCACAATTCTATACCGatcttgatgaaaaatttttttatattctttagcTGAAGAGCTCGGTTCAGTTTGAAGATGAGCTAAATCGgccaaaaagtttaaaagttatagccgtttaaagattttttaatttttcaaaaaattcaacttttttttatttatcttcaaataacttttgatcctAAAGAGATCATCTATTTTTGGTGATTGAATCTTTATATTCATTCGATttgctttataaatttttgaaaattttatcttataattttttattaattaaagtaaagtatcaaatgtccaaaaaatagagcagtggccacaaatggtacttctactctacatatattttcttcaacATTATAAATTCCTcccttaatattattaatttaatgattgaatatatttttatctctgtTTGTAGGAAAGAATTCCTCCGATGGTTGAGGATTTTCTATACATATGTGATGGTGCTTACAGCCAACGTGAGCTCACTAGAATGGAAATGAATGTACTAAAGATCGTTGATTTTGACTTAGGAATCCCATTGTCTTACCGATTTCTCCGACGTTATGCAAgggtatttattattattttttatttatttatcaacgcCCCTCGGAAATTTTACAACAATTTACACAAATGTGTGTCTATATAacataagtaaataatataatctcGTAGACTAACAACCCATTgcacaaatatatacattgaatcagaaaaaaagaaaacataaatatatatatatatatatatatataaatatataacagaaAAGGAATCTatcgaataaataacaatcattaaattaaactttattagaAAATTCAGCTAAAGAAATGAAATCAATGGTAACTATCATAAGCAATAAGTTGATGCAAGATTCATTTTCACTACCATTACGCTGTGTACCACAGATCAGATCACTTCAGGATTACACTCCTTGCATACTTTTTAATGTACTTTGCCGATACATCGAATATATCAATTTGTGGAACAAACTCATTCACTGCTTTTGAGTTACGATAAATAGGAGCTCTCGTCGCATAGTTAGTTCCAGCAATGGGCAATTCCAACGTTCTAACTGATCTTAAGTTTGCAACtggtatcaaaaaatttaatcgattgAATACATCCGGCACGTCTAAATGTCCGTTTATACCATTCGCCCCATTGCAGAATGTCATATTTCCTTCTGACAGCCAGTTCCTTGTATCCAATATAATCATAACCCTGTCTTCGATCCAAGGTCATTCCTCTTAGTTTGAGTGCACTGCTTCTAGCTTGTCAATTCGGTATCTGTGAATCGGATCCCAAATGATACACCCATACTCCATGACCGGTCTTACAAgggaatcaaataattttaccagggTCCTGTCTATACTAAAGTTCTTACTCGACCTTAGAATATTTCCCAGGATCTTACTGGCCTTGAGCGTAACATTGTTAACGTGCTTATCGAGAACTAGTTTTGTGTCAACGTACACTCCCAAATCTTTGATACCATCCGCCTGTGAGATCGTATTGTTACCGATGTAGTATTGATTTTCACTGACTGCTGTCCGCcgagaaaatttcaatacagCACATTTCTTAACGTTCAggcttaatttatttagttcacaCCAATTACTTAATTTGTTTATGTCATCCTGCACTATGAGTATGTCCCCCACATCCTTAAtacatctaaaaattttccagtCGTCAGCAAACAGCGCATATTCAGACGATAGAGCATTACCGATATCGTTAACAAATATACAGAAGAGGATGGGATCAAGATGCGACCCTTGAGGCACCCCAGAGGTAACCTCAAACTCTCTGGAAAAATGATCACTAATTTTTACCCGTAGACTCCTCCCTCTCAGATACGACGCATACCAGTCCAGTATAGACCCCGACATTCCGTATTTTTCCAACTTGGCCAATAACACTTCATGGTTCACCATATCGAAGACCTTCCTGAAGTCTGTATATATGAAATGGCCTTCCCACTTATCGGATAAGTGCCGCAATATATATTCTGTATACGTCATTAGATTTGTTGTGGACCGGGCCTTCATAAAACCGTGCTGCTGATTTATTATCATGCCCCTGAACCAGAAATCGATGTTATTAAGGATCATCTTCTCAAAAAGTTTGGGCAGAGCTGACTGAATACAAACTTGTCTATAGTTGTTCACCTCATTTCTAGCGCCAGATTTGTGTATAGGGATCACATGAGCCTTCTTCCACAGGTCTGGGAAAACACCCCAACTCAATGATTTATTGAATATGAAATATAGCGGCTCACATAGCCCCACGGCATATTTCTTAAGGAATGAGTTTGATATTCCGTCCGGCCCAGGACTCTTTGATGCGTCTAGCGACAGTAGTCCCTTCATTAAATCATCAAAGGTGACCTCG is a window from the Microplitis demolitor isolate Queensland-Clemson2020A chromosome 4, iyMicDemo2.1a, whole genome shotgun sequence genome containing:
- the LOC103571598 gene encoding G2/mitotic-specific cyclin-B3 translates to MAPPKVINNQNKPVSVGITVKKGITTRNQKAADQLNIKPHMPVKDLRVKRKADASPLKDKITKRSALGNITNAIGKSLGVQLPETKRAVKKSQVKPITSVYTLRNNEKATVKPNNVTSSKLKPAGKVTKITKKIEEKKNVSQKSSNQKPSDVEKSDESSLYVSALEDLSHDSAKKIRIINEKIEEEEATAVEKLDKSKKNSTNAQTLPLAEHLDNTPIRELPAGVLWDFDVENWRDPYQVSHYAMEIFEYLKSRETKFSIGDYMEKQVCLSRWMRSLLVDWMVEVQESFELNHETLYLAVKLVDLYLTKVTVGKETLQLLGAASLFIASKFDERIPPMVEDFLYICDGAYSQRELTRMEMNVLKIVDFDLGIPLSYRFLRRYARCIKVSMPTLTLARYILEYSLMDYATITFSDSKIAAAALFLALQMKDLGGWTPTLEYYTGYKVDDIKNIVNVLNQGLHRKYKDALATVRNKYSHKIFFEVAKIPLKDNLDL